CGCAGTTGCCGGCCGGTCGCGGCGGCGGTCGAGAACGCCACCCCGCTGTCGAACGTCGCACCGATCGCCATGTTGCCCGGTGCGATCGCCGACGGCGGCGGGATCCGGCTGACGAAGCCGCCCTCCTGGTCGGTGCTGATCTGCAGCGGTATGCCCTGGTCGGCCAGCGCCGCCCGCTGCAACCCGTTGGACAGCAGCGCGACCTGCTGCGGGTTGTTCAGGTTGTCGGTGTTGGTGAAGTAGATGATGCCGCCGGGGTGGTACCGCGCCAGCAGTTGCGCCCCGTTGGCGACGTCGCTGCCGTAGAGCGCCCGGTTGGCTGCCTGGTCGGTGGGGTTCGTGGTCGTGGCGGTGTCGCCGTACACCTGGAGGACGAACATCTGGCCCACCTTCTCGGCCAGGGTCATCTGCGCCATCGCCGCGCGGACCTGCCGGTCCACCCGGTGCCCCGGGTCGCCGTCGGGCCGGTGCCGCCCGAGCGCGCCCGCCCCGGCCGACCCGCCGACGGCCAGGACGATGCCGCAGGCGGCGACGAGCGCGACGGGAACCCGTACGACGGCTCCGGTGATCCGACGGAACATGGCGCGACCCTCCGACGATCGGTGACCCCGACGGTCGGCGTCCCCGTCCCGCACCCTGCCCCATTGAACGTGAATGCGGGACTTTGTCGCTTTCGAATCACCCAGCAGTGGCGAAATCGCACGGGCTTAGGGTGGGCGGCATGGCACCCGCCCCCTCCTCGCCCCGGAACCCGCTCACCCGGCTCACGCCGGACGACCTTCGGCGGCGCACCAGCGTGAAGTGGCGCCAGTACCCGCCCGACGTGCTCCCCCTCTGGGTCGCCGAGCTGGACGTACCCCTGGCTCCCCCGGTGGCCGAGGCGCTGCGCCGCGCGATCGACCTCGGCGACACCGGCTATCCGCACGGCACCGCGTACGCCGAGGCGCTCGGCGGCTTCGCCGCCCGGCGCTGGGGTTGGCACGGCTTCCGGGTGGAGCACACCGCGCTGGTGCCCGACGTGATGATGGGCGCCGTCGAGGTGCTGCGGCTGGTGACCGACCCGGGCGACGCCGTGGTCGTCTGCTCCCCCGTCTACCCGCCCTTCTACGCCTTCGTCAGCCACGCCGGCCGGCAGGTGATCGAGGCTCCGCTCGGCCCCGACCGGCGGATGGACCCCGCCGCGCTCGACGAGGCCTTCCGCCGGGCCCGCGCCTGCGGCCCCCGGCCGGCGTTCCTGCTGTGCAACCCGCACAACCCGACCGGCGTCGTGCACCGCCGGGACGAGCTGGAGGCCGTCGCCGAGCTGGCCCACCGGCACGGCCTGCGGGTGATCTCCGACGAGATCCACGCCCCCCTGGTGCTTCCCGGGACGCACTTCACCCCCTACCTGACGGTGTCCGGGGCCGAGGACGCCTTCGCCCTCGCCTCCGCCTCCAAGGCCTGGAACCTCGCCGGTCTCAAGGCGGCGCTCGCCGTCGCAGGGCCGCGGGCCGTCGAGGACCTGCGGCGGATGCCCGAGGAGGTCGGCCACGGGCCCAGCCACCTCGGCATCCTGGCGCACACCGCCGCCTTCCGGGCCGGTGAGGAGTGGCTCGACCTCCTGCTGGACGGCCTCGACGCCAACCGCACGCTGCTGGCGGAGCTGCTGGCGGAGCACCTGCCGACGATCCCCTACCACCGCCCCGAGGGCACCTACCTCGCCTGGCTGGACTGCACGGGCCTCGGCATCGCCACCGCGCCGCCGGTGGACGGGCCGGGCGTGGTCAGCGACCTCGCCGGGCCGGCGCAGATGTTCCTCGACCGCGCGCGGGTCGCGCTCAGCTCCGGGCACGTCTTCGGCACCGGCGGGACGGGCTTCGTCCGGCTCAACTTCGGCACCTCCCCCGCGATCCTCACCGAGGCCGTCACCCGGATGGGCCGCGCGGTCGACGCGCACCGGGCCGCGCCGGTCCGGCCCGCCGAGTAACGCGCCGGCCACCCCGGTCGCTGTTCGAACGAAGGCCGCCGTCCCGGCGGCCGGGGCCTGTCGTTCCCGTCCGCGACGTGTTCAAATACCGGGACGACCAGCTCAGTGGCCTTGCCGCGCGGCGGACTCCTCCCCTACCCCCGCCGCGCGAACCCCTTCATCCCCATGCGCGAGAGGTGCAAGTATGCGCAGAAGATCTACCTTTCAGCTGGCGGTCCTGACCGCCACCGCGGCGACGTTCCTGACCGCCGGCGGTGCCTCCGGTGCGCTGGCCGGCGCCGCGCCCGCCGCCCCCGGCAAGGGTGTCGCGGCGTGCGAGCCGGGTGCCGGCGGGAGCAGCGCGGCCCGGGTGGCCGAGGGTGCCACCGCCAAGGAGCCGGAGCTGTACTCCAAGAACGAGGCGAACGCCTACGGCGTGATCAAGGATTCGCCGCGCCTGCCCAACGGCAGCGTCACCATCCCCACGGTCTTCCACATGGTCTCCGACCACCCGCTCAGCGCGGCGGAGACGACCCGGTGGAACACCCTGATCGCCAACCAGATGACGGTGCTCAACGACTCGTACTCGGGGAAGACGGCAGCGGACGCCTCCGACACCCCGTTCCGGTTCGACCTGGTCGACACGACCTGGACGGTGAACAGCGCCTGGTACACCGTCGAGCCGGGCAAGAACGAGCGGGACATGAAGAAGGCGCTGTACACCGGCGACGCCCGCACCCTGAACGTCTACGCGGCGAACATCGGTGGCGGCCTGCTCGGTTGGGCGTACTTCCCGAAGGGCTACAACAACGGCCGGGACTACATCGACGGCGTCGTGATGCTGGACGAGTCGATGCCGGGCGGCACCGCCGGCAAGTACGCCCTGGGTGACACCCTCACGCACGAGGTCGGGCACTGGCTGATGCTGGAGCACACCTTCGCGCACGGGTGCGCCGCCTCCGGCGACTACGTCGCGGACACTCCCCGTGAGGCCGCGCCGCAGTTCAACTGCCCGGTCGGTGCGGACACCTGCACCGCCCCCGGGCTGGACCCGATCCACAACTTCATGGACTACACGCAGGACTCCTGCATGAACATGTTCACCGCCGGCCAGGCGGACCGGATGAGCGACGCCTGGGTGGCGTTCCGGGCCGGCGGCCAGTAACCGCACTCCGAAAGGGGTGACGGGCCGCGGCCCGTCACCCCTTTTCGCGTACGCGGGTCAGGATCCGGTGAGGATGACGAGTTGCCGGGTCGCCCGGGTCATCGCGACGTAGCGGTCGACCGCCCCTTCGACGCCGGCGCCGAACCCCTCCGGGTCCACGAGGACGACCAGGTCGAACTCCAGCCCCTTCGACAGCTCCGGGGTCAACGACCGGACCCGGGCCGTACCGGGGAAGGCGGGGTCCCCGATGACGCAGGCCGTCCCCTCAGCGTGCGCGGCGACCCAGGCGTCGAGCACCGGACCCAGGTCGGCCACTGCCCCGTGTACGACGGGGACCCCGCTGCCCCGGATCGAGGTCGGCACGTTGGCGTCCGGCAGGACCGCCCGGATGACCGGTTCGGCCTCGGCCATGATCTCCTCCGGCGTCCGGTAGTTGATGCTCAGCGAGGCCAGGGTGATCCGGTCGAACCCGACCCGGGTCAGCCGTTCCCGCCACGACTCCGGGAAGCCGTGCCGGGCCTGGGCGCGGTCCCCGACGATGGTGAAGCTCCGGGACGGGCAGCGCAGCAGCAGCATCCGCCACTCGGCGTCGGTCAGTTCCTGGGCCTCGTCCACGACGATGTGCGCGAACGGGCCGGCGAGCCGGTCCGGCTCGGCGTCGGGCAGTACGGCCTCGTCGACCAGCGCGTCCTGGAGGTCCAGTTGGCGCAGGCTCGACAGCACCCCCTCCCCGTCGTCGTAGGTGTGGGCCGCGATCAGCTCGTCGACGACCGTGGACATCCGCTCGCGTTCGACGGCGACGACGGCGTCGTGGCGGCGGCTGCGCCGGGACGCCTCCGGGTCGCCGAGCCGCTGCCGGGCCGCGTCCAGGAACGGCAGGTCGGAGACCGTCCAGGCGGATGGGTCGGCGCGCTGCAGCCGCCGGATCTCGTCGGCGCTCAGCCAGGGGGCGCACCGGCGCAGATAGGCGGGCACCGACCACAGGTCACCGACCACGTCGGTGGCCGCCAGCAGCGGCCAGGCCCGGTGGAAGGCCGAGCGCAGTTCGGTGTTGCGCAGCAGCGACCGGCGGAGCAGGTCCTCCGGCTCGTCGCCGTCGTACTTCCCCAGCAGGATGGTGAGCAGCTCCGCCCAGATCTCCTCCCGCACCTCGTTGTGCGGGGCACCGGGTCCGGCCGCCTCGAACGCCTCGGCCCAGTCGTCGGCGCTCAGCCGGACGTCGGTCTCGCCGACGGTGACCGTCATCCCCCGGGCCGGCGGCTTCTCATAGAACCGGACCGCCGCCTCCACCGCCGTCACCAGCTCCGCGGCCGACTTCAGGCGCGCCACCTCCGGGTCGGCTTCGCGCGCCGCCGCGGCTCCCTCGGGCACGAGGTCCCGCAGGGTGCAGATCTGCACGTCCTCCTCGCCGAGGCTGGGCAGCACGTCGGAGACGTACGCCAGATAGGGCTGGTGCGGGCCGACGACGAGCACGCCACCCCGGCGCCGGCCGAGGTGCGGGTCGGCGTAACGCAGGTAGGCGGTGCGGTGCAGGGCGACGACGGTCTTCCCGGTGCCCGGGCCCCCGTCGACGACGAGAGCGCCCCGCGATCCGGCCCGGATGATGGCGTCCTGGTCGGCCTGGATGGTGCCGAGCACGTCCCGCATCCGGGCCGACCGGTTGCCGCCGAGGCTGGCGATGAAGGCGGACTGGTCGTCGAGCGCGGCGTGCCCCTCCCACCCGTCCGGGCTGAACACCTCGTCCCAGTAGTCGCTGATCCGGCCGCGCGTCCACCGGTACCGGCGGCGACTGGTCAGCCCCATCGGGTTGGCGTGGGTGGCCCCGAAGAACGGTGCCGCGGCCGGCGAGCGCCAGTCCAGCAGCAGCCGGCGACCCGCGCTGTCGGTGAGGCCCCGTCGTCCGACGTACACCGGCTCGGGGTGCTCCGCGCCGACCATGTGCCCGATGCAGAGGTCCAGCCCGAACCGGCGCAGGGCGCGCAGCCGGGCCTCCAGCCGCCGGACCTCCATGTCCCGCTCCACCGCCTGCCGGCCCTTGCCGGCGGGCGACCGGCGCACCGTGTCGAGGCGGTCGGAGAGGTCGGCGAGGACCTGCTCCAGGCTCCGGGCGATGGCCGCGAAGTGCCGCTCGTCGGCGGCGATCAGCGCCGGGTCGGCCTTGTGGGCGAGCCGGTCGGGCAGGTCGAACGCGCTTCCGGTCAGCGGATTCATTTCCGCCCCCCGCTGATCGTGGAAAGCACGGGCGCGGCGGATACCGCAAACCACGGTCGAACTCCCCCGTTCGACCCGCACCTCGACGGCAAAACTAGCATTCGTGACTTCCATTTCTGCAGGTCCCTGCCTCGGCCGACGATTTTGCAGCAGGACCGGGGTCTTGCCGCAAGGCCCGGGGTGCGATATACCTTGAAAATGAAGGGAGCGCTTTCTCCCTCTTCCTTGAATCCCCTCGTCGCTTCTCGTCGTCCCCGCGCGGCGGACAGTTCCGCGTTAACGGGCGGTGCGCCTGCCGCGCGAGCGGCGAGCCCGGCGTCCGAGTCGGTCAGGGACTGCATAAGCGGGGTGTCGTCGGGCGGTCGACGACAAGCCTCCGCAGGTTCTGGGCAACGACATCAACCGCCATAGCGCTGACCCTTCCACCGGCGGACCGGCGCGCGCCCCGCCGGAGCCACCTTCGATCCCCCCGGTGACTGGTTGGCATGTGCCAGAGTCGCTACATGCTCCCTGACTCCACAGAGCACAGTCGTCGGCCTCACCGTGCCGCAGATTCGTGGTCGCACTGGATCTTGGCCGACCTCCGACGGGGTCGGAACCTCGACCTGTACGTCGCGGTCGTGGTAACGCTGGGCATCGCCGTGCTGAGCGTGCTGAGCGTGGTGGACGGCAGGATCGTTGCGGCAGCGACGCTGTCCGTGCTGGCGGTAGTGGTCACATCGGGCCTGGCAGGAAGGCACCAGTCGGAGGCGATCGGGCAGGCGCTCGACCGGCTGGCGGCCGCATCCGACCGGCCAGTTGGGGCAGAGCGGTTTCTTGCCACCCGAATGCCGGCACTGGATGCCGACGCGGCGGTGGCTGCTGACATCCGCCTCGTCGGGGTCACGCTGACTCGTACCGTGCGGGATCTGCTGCCGGTGCTCGAGCGGCGCCTTGCGGCCGGTGCACGGGTGCGGGTGCTGTTGATCGACACGGACAGCGGCGCGAAGGTGGAGGCGGTGGCCCGTAGCCGGAAGGCCGACGCAGTCGGCTTTTACCAGAACCGGGTTACGGCTACCAGCCAGTTGCTTCGCGTACTCGCCTCGGCGGCCCCTTACAACGACGGGTTGCAATTGCGCTTGCTGCCGTTCGTGCCTGCCTTCGGCATGTGCCTGATCGATCCGGATGAGCAGCACGGGAGGATACACGTGGAGATCTACCAGCACCGGACCCTGGCGGCGGATCCGGCCTTCACGCTGAACGCGGACCGTGACGGACATTGGTACGCACTGTTCCGGGACCAGTTCGACACTATGTGGGAGAGCGGGCGACCGGTCACCCTGACCGGGTGACCGAGGTTCACCGATCGGCGGGGTGCCCCGGCGATTCGGTCCCGTGCATGGCCTGCCGGAGCATCGGCGGATGCAGCATCGTCGCCGGACCGCGTCGATAGAGCTTGGCCGGGCGGCCGAGACCGGACGTGGTACGCCGCCCGGTGGGGACGATGAAGCCGTCGGTGTTGAGCACCTTCCGGCTGAAATTGCGCTGGTCCAATGCGGTGCCCCAGAGCGCCTCGTAGACACCGCGCAGGTCGCCGATGGTGAACTCCTCGTCGCAGAACGCGGTGGCCAGAGTGGTGTACTCGAGTTTGGTCCGCGCGCGCTCGACGGCGGCGGCCATGATCCGGGCGTGGTCGAACGCCAGGTCCGCCTCCCCGTCGAGCATCCGGTCGACCGACTCCCAGGAGGCCCCCGCGGCGTCCGAGCCGGCCCGTGGGACCGGCAGGTCGGGAGCCACGGCGAGGTATGCCACGGTGACCACCCGTCCGCGCGGATCTCGCCGCGGGTCACTGAACACCTCGAGTTGTTCCAGGTGCAGGCCCGTGAGTCCGGTCTCCTCCGCCAACTCCCGCACGGCCGTCTCATCGACGCTCTCGTCCGCCCGAACGAACCCGCCGGGAAGCGCGGGGCACCCGAGGAAGGGTTCGTTGCCGCGCCGGATGACCAACACCTCCAGCCTGCCCTCGCGCACGGTCAGAACGGCAAGGTCGGCGGTGAGGCGAAGTTCGGCGTGCGGACGATCGGTCACCGGGCCAGCCTAGATGTTGTCGCATTGACATGAAAGAGCGACGCCTTTACTGTCGAACTGACATCAAAGGCGTCGCTCCACCGCGTCGAGCGAGCGCCTGTCCCGCATCCGACAGCGTTCCGACCAAATAGGACGACCATCGCCGGTCCGATTGACGGGACCGACCCCCACGACCCTCCCTCTTCGCCACGCAGTTCGACGCGCCAAACGCCACGAACGGCCGTCGTCCGACGTGATCTCGCACCGTTACCGTTCGGTCCACCCACCGCGACAGTTGCGCAGCGTCACGTACTTGGTGACGCCCGGTCCCCGCGAAGCACCTCCCGCTCATGGACATCCCTCTCCTGCACCACGATCGAGGTGACAGCCGTGCACCAACCGCCCTTCCTCCGCGGCTCGGTGATCGTCGCCGGGCTCGTCACGACCGCGATGACCCTCGCCGCGTGCGGCGGCAACGACTCCGAGCCGGTCCGGACCCAAGGAGCACCGGCCTCCACCAGCGGCCTGCCCATCACCCCGTCCCAGGCCGCGCCCGAGGTGCCTCTTTCCTCGGCTCCTCCGCCGACCCAGGCGGTGACGGTGCTGCCGAACGTGACCGGGAAGCGACTCAGCGAGGGTGAGGAACTGCTCCGCGCGAACGGTTTCCTCGCCGTCCGCGCCGTCGACGCCAGCGGCGAGGGGCGCACGATCCTGGAAAAGAACAACTGGGTGATCA
This genomic interval from Micromonospora sp. CCTCC AA 2012012 contains the following:
- the helR gene encoding RNA polymerase recycling motor ATPase HelR, with product MNPLTGSAFDLPDRLAHKADPALIAADERHFAAIARSLEQVLADLSDRLDTVRRSPAGKGRQAVERDMEVRRLEARLRALRRFGLDLCIGHMVGAEHPEPVYVGRRGLTDSAGRRLLLDWRSPAAAPFFGATHANPMGLTSRRRYRWTRGRISDYWDEVFSPDGWEGHAALDDQSAFIASLGGNRSARMRDVLGTIQADQDAIIRAGSRGALVVDGGPGTGKTVVALHRTAYLRYADPHLGRRRGGVLVVGPHQPYLAYVSDVLPSLGEEDVQICTLRDLVPEGAAAAREADPEVARLKSAAELVTAVEAAVRFYEKPPARGMTVTVGETDVRLSADDWAEAFEAAGPGAPHNEVREEIWAELLTILLGKYDGDEPEDLLRRSLLRNTELRSAFHRAWPLLAATDVVGDLWSVPAYLRRCAPWLSADEIRRLQRADPSAWTVSDLPFLDAARQRLGDPEASRRSRRHDAVVAVERERMSTVVDELIAAHTYDDGEGVLSSLRQLDLQDALVDEAVLPDAEPDRLAGPFAHIVVDEAQELTDAEWRMLLLRCPSRSFTIVGDRAQARHGFPESWRERLTRVGFDRITLASLSINYRTPEEIMAEAEPVIRAVLPDANVPTSIRGSGVPVVHGAVADLGPVLDAWVAAHAEGTACVIGDPAFPGTARVRSLTPELSKGLEFDLVVLVDPEGFGAGVEGAVDRYVAMTRATRQLVILTGS
- a CDS encoding MalY/PatB family protein; its protein translation is MAPAPSSPRNPLTRLTPDDLRRRTSVKWRQYPPDVLPLWVAELDVPLAPPVAEALRRAIDLGDTGYPHGTAYAEALGGFAARRWGWHGFRVEHTALVPDVMMGAVEVLRLVTDPGDAVVVCSPVYPPFYAFVSHAGRQVIEAPLGPDRRMDPAALDEAFRRARACGPRPAFLLCNPHNPTGVVHRRDELEAVAELAHRHGLRVISDEIHAPLVLPGTHFTPYLTVSGAEDAFALASASKAWNLAGLKAALAVAGPRAVEDLRRMPEEVGHGPSHLGILAHTAAFRAGEEWLDLLLDGLDANRTLLAELLAEHLPTIPYHRPEGTYLAWLDCTGLGIATAPPVDGPGVVSDLAGPAQMFLDRARVALSSGHVFGTGGTGFVRLNFGTSPAILTEAVTRMGRAVDAHRAAPVRPAE
- a CDS encoding NUDIX hydrolase, producing MTDRPHAELRLTADLAVLTVREGRLEVLVIRRGNEPFLGCPALPGGFVRADESVDETAVRELAEETGLTGLHLEQLEVFSDPRRDPRGRVVTVAYLAVAPDLPVPRAGSDAAGASWESVDRMLDGEADLAFDHARIMAAAVERARTKLEYTTLATAFCDEEFTIGDLRGVYEALWGTALDQRNFSRKVLNTDGFIVPTGRRTTSGLGRPAKLYRRGPATMLHPPMLRQAMHGTESPGHPADR
- a CDS encoding zinc metalloprotease, with amino-acid sequence MRRRSTFQLAVLTATAATFLTAGGASGALAGAAPAAPGKGVAACEPGAGGSSAARVAEGATAKEPELYSKNEANAYGVIKDSPRLPNGSVTIPTVFHMVSDHPLSAAETTRWNTLIANQMTVLNDSYSGKTAADASDTPFRFDLVDTTWTVNSAWYTVEPGKNERDMKKALYTGDARTLNVYAANIGGGLLGWAYFPKGYNNGRDYIDGVVMLDESMPGGTAGKYALGDTLTHEVGHWLMLEHTFAHGCAASGDYVADTPREAAPQFNCPVGADTCTAPGLDPIHNFMDYTQDSCMNMFTAGQADRMSDAWVAFRAGGQ